One window of the Nicotiana tabacum cultivar K326 chromosome 4, ASM71507v2, whole genome shotgun sequence genome contains the following:
- the LOC107772368 gene encoding pentatricopeptide repeat-containing protein At1g52640, mitochondrial-like: protein MAIRTLLHSRNVHYFSRTLFHCYLPPSKFAQYYPSSSLLVYLPTYNAVHGYQFISSVTVAETKREPENSDQHSPHLVNELSRVLSDYRKPHHDIESALNPFSCRISTDVVEQVLKRCKNLGFSAHRFFLWAQKLSGFCHTQQSYHILVDILGSSKQFPLLWDFLVEMRVNKSCEITPEIFRLVFRAYSRACLPADAIRAFNKMVDFGIKPCVTDVDKLLLALCNRKHTKQAQEFFYKVKNDFVPSVKTYSILIKGWGELGEVAEAQKLFDEMLERGYAVDLLAYNSILDSLCKAGKMDEAFDFFKKMRSIELVPDAFTYSIFVHGYCAVNDIHSAFRVLDQMRRYKLVPNVFTYNCIIKKLCKTDKVDEAYRLIDEMINGGVTPDCWSYNTILAFHCDHNEVNLALRLISTMERNNCTPDRHTYNMLLKMLIRVGRFDRVEKAWESMEDRKFYPSVSTYAVMVHGLCQKKGKLEEACKYFEMMIDEGIPPYTTTCEILRKRLLGHGFAEQTEILADKMERSTSSLIQQLANVMRGNKASAELKHDEEYSDESYE from the coding sequence ATGGCGATTAGGACACTTCTTCATTCCAGAAATGTTCATTATTTCTCCCGAACACTCTTCCATTGCTATCTTCCTCCATCCAAATTTGCCCAATATTACCCTTCTTCTTCCTTGTTGGTTTATCTTCCCACTTATAACGCCGTTCATGGCTATCAGTTCATATCTTCAGTAACTGTTGCAGAAACAAAACGGGAACCTGAAAACTCAGACCAACATTCTCCACACCTGGTGAATGAACTTTCTCGCGTTCTTAGCGACTACAGAAAACCCCACCACGACATAGAGTCAGCCCTCAATCCATTTTCCTGCAGAATTTCAACCGACGTAGTTGAACAAGTCCTCAAACGGTGCAAAAATCTCGGATTTTCAGCTCACAGGTTCTTCTTATGGGCGCAAAAGTTATCAGGTTTTTGCCATACTCAACAAAGCTATCACATTCTTGTTGATATATTAGGAAGTAGTAAACAATTCCCCTTGTTATGGGACTTCCTTGTAGAAATGAGAGTGAATAAATCATGTGAAATTACTCCCGAAATATTCCGGCTTGTTTTTAGGGCTTATAGTAGAGCTTGTTTGCCAGCTGATGCAATTAGGGCTTTTAATAAAATGGTAGATTTTGGGATTAAACCATGTGTAACGGATGTCGATAAGCTTTTGCTTGCGCTATGTAACAGAAAGCATACGAAGCAAGCGCAAGAGTTCTTTTACAAAGTGAAGAATGATTTCGTTCCGAGTGTGAAAACTTACAGCATTCTGATTAAGGGATGGGGAGAATTGGGCGAAGTTGCCGAAGCACAAAAGCTTTTCGATGAAATGCTTGAAAGAGGCTATGCCGTTGATTTGCTAGCTTACAATAGTATTCTGGACTCACTGTGCAAGGCTGGTAAGATGGATGAGGCCTTCGATTTTTTCAAGAAGATGAGGTCCATTGAACTGGTACCTGATGCTTTTACTTATTCAATTTTCGTTCATGGTTACTGCGCGGTAAATGATATTCATTCAGCTTTCAGGGTTCTTGACCAGATGAGAAGGTACAAACTTGTACCTAATGTATTCACATATAACTgtatcattaaaaagctttgtaAGACCGACAAGGTTGATGAGGCTTACCGACTGATAGATGAGATGATTAATGGAGGGGTAACACCTGATTGTTGGAGTTACAATACAATCTTAGCTTTTCATTGTGATCATAATGAAGTTAACTTGGCACTCAGGCTGATCTCAACAATGGAACGCAACAACTGCACACCAGATAGGCATACGTATAATATGTTGCTTAAGATGCTTATTAGGGTGGGCAGGTTTGATAGAGTTGAGAAAGCTTGGGAGAGCATGGAGGACAGGAAATTTTATCCTTCAGTCTCGACGTATGCTGTCATGGTGCATGGTCTCTGTCAGAAGAAAGGCAAACTTGAGGAAGCATGTAAATATTTCGAAATGATGATAGATGAAGGCATTCCGCCATATACAACAACCTGTGAAATATTGAGAAAGAGACTACTAGGTCATGGATTTGCAGAGCAAACCGAGATACTTGCAGATAAGATGGAAAGAAGTACATCTAGTTTAATTCAACAACTGGCAAACGTAATGAGAGGTAATAAGGCCAGTGCAGAATTGAAGCATGATGAAGAATACTCGGATGAAAGTTACGAGTGA